One region of Spartobacteria bacterium genomic DNA includes:
- a CDS encoding glycogen debranching protein codes for MQALKFEKDAFATFDQACGLEWIETNGLGGWSGSTVCGANTRRYHGLLVAALHPPVGRDVLVAKCDETVIVGDKGYFLGCYEMDDGTVCDDGLNWLHSFQRGMFPVFEYRLDCGVCLRKTVVAKHEENTVAIFYEVVEGNQSVKMEFEPLFAGRNYHWERRHGEKMPFEYKDHMLRVDLQHEGAFAYVKCHGAHFDNEHYWKTGFKHRLEAYRGLCECEDLYTCGSLDVNLHPHEAIAVVFSDHDISHVNAYELRAHEERRRAKIIAAAPENNPLLRKLYLAADQFIVRRGSGLNTVIAGYPWFTDWGRDTMIALPGLCLSTGAFDTAKKIIHAFAEYISEGMIPNRFPDAGDIPEYNTADASLWFFVAVYRYFEATGDVALIGELYPMMKEMLVWHQRGTRYHIHMEEDGLISAGEAGTQLTWMDAKAGDWVVTPREGKAVEINALWYNALRIAEQFADRFHDEDVLLSLEKLSQKVKKRFVEIFWNEQQGCLYDVIQSDRVDASIRPNQLFALSLPFPLLNIPEGRRVLHVIEEKLVTPVGLRSLAPDDPRYRGHYGGDQYTRDGAYHQGTVWSWLVGPYVDALHYCYGEEMARMKSQIVIDGLTAHLHDGGAVGSISEIFDGDSPWQPRGCFAQAWSVAEFLRIMQRYYT; via the coding sequence ATGCAGGCACTTAAGTTCGAAAAAGACGCATTTGCTACGTTTGATCAGGCCTGCGGTCTAGAGTGGATTGAAACCAACGGACTGGGCGGATGGTCTGGTTCCACTGTTTGTGGAGCCAATACGCGGCGATACCATGGCTTGCTTGTTGCGGCACTCCATCCGCCGGTAGGTCGCGATGTGCTTGTTGCGAAATGCGATGAAACCGTGATTGTTGGCGATAAAGGGTATTTTCTCGGCTGTTATGAAATGGATGACGGGACGGTCTGTGACGACGGGTTGAACTGGCTTCATTCGTTTCAGCGTGGGATGTTTCCCGTTTTTGAATATCGGCTGGACTGTGGTGTCTGTCTGCGCAAGACTGTCGTAGCCAAGCATGAAGAGAATACGGTGGCAATATTCTACGAAGTGGTCGAAGGGAACCAATCGGTTAAGATGGAGTTTGAACCGCTCTTTGCCGGGCGCAATTATCATTGGGAGCGCCGCCACGGAGAGAAGATGCCCTTTGAGTACAAGGATCACATGCTGCGCGTGGATTTGCAACATGAAGGAGCCTTTGCTTACGTAAAGTGCCACGGCGCGCATTTTGATAACGAGCATTATTGGAAGACAGGTTTTAAGCATCGTCTGGAGGCGTACCGCGGTCTCTGCGAGTGTGAAGACCTTTATACTTGCGGTTCTCTGGACGTGAATCTCCATCCCCATGAAGCGATTGCCGTTGTTTTTTCCGACCATGATATTAGCCATGTAAATGCCTATGAATTACGGGCACACGAGGAGCGGCGCCGCGCAAAAATTATTGCGGCGGCCCCTGAAAATAATCCGTTACTGCGAAAATTGTATTTGGCCGCCGACCAATTTATTGTGCGGAGAGGAAGTGGACTGAATACAGTGATTGCGGGTTATCCCTGGTTCACGGATTGGGGGCGTGATACCATGATTGCGCTGCCGGGGTTATGCCTTTCCACTGGAGCCTTCGATACGGCAAAAAAAATTATCCACGCCTTCGCTGAGTATATAAGCGAAGGAATGATCCCCAATCGTTTTCCCGACGCCGGCGATATACCTGAATACAACACTGCTGATGCGTCGTTGTGGTTTTTCGTAGCGGTGTATCGCTATTTCGAGGCCACTGGCGATGTCGCTCTGATTGGGGAGTTGTACCCCATGATGAAAGAGATGCTGGTCTGGCATCAGAGGGGGACGCGATATCATATTCATATGGAAGAAGACGGTCTGATTTCGGCAGGAGAGGCTGGTACTCAGTTAACTTGGATGGATGCCAAAGCCGGTGACTGGGTCGTGACGCCGCGTGAAGGCAAAGCTGTAGAAATCAACGCCCTTTGGTACAATGCCCTTCGCATTGCCGAACAGTTTGCCGATCGTTTCCATGATGAGGATGTTCTGCTATCTCTGGAAAAGTTATCACAAAAGGTTAAAAAACGCTTTGTTGAGATATTTTGGAATGAACAGCAGGGATGTTTGTACGATGTGATCCAGTCGGATCGAGTAGATGCATCCATTCGTCCAAACCAGTTGTTTGCGTTGAGTCTGCCTTTTCCTCTACTCAATATACCGGAAGGGCGCCGAGTACTACATGTGATCGAAGAAAAATTGGTGACCCCTGTCGGATTACGAAGTTTAGCACCTGACGACCCGCGATACCGCGGGCATTACGGAGGCGATCAATACACTCGCGACGGAGCCTATCATCAGGGCACAGTCTGGAGTTGGCTGGTCGGGCCCTATGTGGATGCGCTTCACTATTGTTATGGCGAAGAAATGGCGCGAATGAAATCGCAGATCGTTATCGACGGACTAACTGCTCATTTGCATGACGGTGGTGCCGTTGGATCCATCTCAGAAATATTCGACGGAGATTCCCCCTGGCAGCCAAGAGGATGTTTTGCCCAAGCTTGGAGTGTAGCTGAATTCCTGCGTATTATGCAGCGATACTATACATAG
- the rsfS gene encoding ribosome silencing factor: MARKEHPIEALQLAQRIKTILSDSKAENITILNIAEVSDITDYIVIADATNSTHLRALADEAEVTLKKEGISCVRKSGTFDSHWMILDYSDVVVHVFMPEIREFYSLERLWSDAPVVE, encoded by the coding sequence ATGGCTCGAAAGGAGCATCCCATCGAAGCATTACAATTAGCACAGAGAATAAAAACTATTCTTTCTGATAGCAAAGCGGAAAATATTACTATTTTGAATATCGCGGAAGTGTCTGATATCACTGACTATATCGTGATTGCCGACGCCACCAACAGTACGCATCTTCGGGCTCTTGCTGATGAGGCCGAAGTGACTTTAAAAAAGGAAGGGATTTCCTGTGTAAGAAAATCAGGGACGTTTGACAGTCACTGGATGATTCTGGATTACAGCGATGTCGTTGTGCATGTCTTTATGCCGGAAATTCGGGAATTCTATAGTCTAGAACGCTTGTGGAGTGATGCTCCGGTTGTTGAATAG
- a CDS encoding nicotinate-nucleotide adenylyltransferase, protein MNRHAEWDELPSSRAVGVMGGTFNPVHNGHLIMAQDAMEQFELDQVLFVPCAEPYHKRAYVAEYHHRFIMTELATEQDYSFDVSDIELEHSGPSYSLHTMQDLKKKMPGATFYFIIGADSLYELYTWYHIETLMTLCRFIVIGRPGFDVDQITAENTHLPEDAVEQLRKSVAKGHEIGISSTEIRARIAEGLRISYLVPPEVEMYIAEHGLYTD, encoded by the coding sequence ATGAACAGGCATGCAGAATGGGATGAGCTTCCTTCCTCCCGCGCGGTAGGCGTGATGGGCGGGACGTTCAATCCTGTCCATAATGGTCATCTCATTATGGCGCAAGATGCTATGGAGCAGTTTGAGCTGGATCAGGTTTTATTTGTTCCTTGTGCCGAACCCTATCATAAACGCGCCTATGTTGCTGAATACCATCATCGCTTTATCATGACGGAATTGGCGACCGAACAGGATTACTCCTTCGACGTCAGTGATATTGAGCTGGAGCATTCGGGACCCAGTTATTCGCTGCATACCATGCAGGATTTGAAGAAAAAGATGCCTGGCGCTACCTTTTATTTTATCATTGGAGCCGATTCACTTTATGAATTGTATACGTGGTATCACATTGAAACCCTGATGACATTATGCCGGTTTATTGTGATCGGCCGCCCTGGATTTGATGTCGATCAGATAACTGCTGAAAACACCCATCTGCCTGAAGATGCAGTTGAACAATTGCGAAAAAGTGTTGCAAAAGGCCATGAAATCGGTATCTCCTCAACAGAAATTCGCGCACGAATCGCGGAGGGATTGCGCATTAGTTATCTGGTCCCTCCAGAAGTGGAAATGTATATTGCAGAGCACGGACTTTATACGGACTGA